The following coding sequences lie in one Pseudomonas syringae CC1557 genomic window:
- a CDS encoding glycosyltransferase encodes MKVLLLVQKEQRAILDRLYEGIAAHCDCEVHWLSSDEQRNLRGYFRREVDVTRYDRIVFFLRFKQEVRQVGFIRTIPNLVILEHDAYQNYIPCKYTGKFSAHYRKLPWARVICSGFMVSERLREEGFDAVFVPKGYDQSLLQLQARERDIELAFVGSTNSVAYSGRKALLDELGQVENLLVTRTKSGEEYCDTLNRIRFFVSADVGMGEYMIKNFEAMACGCVLLAFDQGAEENRALGFVDMHNIVLYRDIPQLREKLAQLRENTALASEISRNGQTLVEERFTFHALGKAIVDAMHSPLRSMPALSWVDRLRSRWGW; translated from the coding sequence ATGAAAGTTCTACTTCTGGTCCAGAAAGAGCAGCGGGCCATTCTGGACCGTCTCTATGAAGGCATCGCCGCGCATTGCGATTGTGAGGTGCATTGGCTGAGCTCTGATGAGCAGCGCAACCTGCGTGGCTATTTCCGCCGTGAAGTAGACGTCACCCGTTATGACCGGATCGTGTTTTTCCTGCGCTTCAAGCAGGAAGTGCGTCAGGTCGGGTTCATTCGCACGATTCCCAATCTGGTCATTCTTGAACACGATGCCTACCAGAATTACATCCCTTGCAAGTACACCGGCAAGTTCAGCGCGCACTATCGCAAGCTGCCCTGGGCGCGGGTGATCTGTTCGGGTTTCATGGTCAGCGAACGCCTGCGCGAAGAAGGCTTCGATGCGGTGTTCGTGCCCAAGGGCTATGACCAAAGCCTGTTGCAGCTGCAAGCGCGCGAGCGTGACATCGAACTGGCTTTTGTGGGCAGCACCAACAGCGTGGCTTACAGCGGTCGCAAGGCATTGCTGGACGAGTTGGGGCAGGTCGAAAATCTGCTCGTCACGCGCACCAAGTCCGGGGAAGAGTATTGCGACACCCTCAATCGCATCCGCTTTTTCGTCAGTGCCGATGTCGGCATGGGCGAATACATGATCAAGAATTTCGAGGCTATGGCCTGCGGTTGTGTGCTGCTGGCCTTCGATCAGGGCGCCGAAGAGAATCGCGCGCTAGGCTTCGTGGACATGCACAATATTGTGCTTTACCGCGACATTCCCCAACTTCGTGAAAAGCTGGCGCAGTTGCGCGAGAACACCGCGCTGGCCAGCGAAATATCCCGTAATGGGCAGACTTTGGTCGAGGAACGCTTTACATTCCACGCCCTTGGAAAAGCCATTGTGGATGCCATGCATTCGCCACTGCGCAGCATGCCAGCGTTGAGCTGGGTCGATCGTCTGCGGTCACGGTGGGGATGGTAG
- a CDS encoding carbamoyltransferase family protein — MALTILGLSGALSHDPSAALYIDGKLVAAAEEERFVRDKHAKNRMPYESAKFCLEQAGIKPSDVDVVAIPFAPISLFGKARWHYAKRYWYAPDRALDALLMGNRRYKRYRNKIVWCLEQLGFDPRKIKIEPVEHHLAHASSAYHCSGFTEKTAIMGIDGKGEYATTFFGYGENGKIHKIKEFFDPDSLGGLYGAITEFLGFEMLDGEFKVMGMAPYGDASKYDFSRLATFENGELIINTELANVIGLRRYKENGKGFYFSPKLIEWLGPKRVGDVADEPYIHYAASMQALFEKLALQMMDHYLGDILKETGKIAFAGGCALNVKLNQRIIARPEVKELFVQPASGDAGTAVGAAAYVSHARGVPVEKMEHVYLGPSYSNEDVIAACARHPSKPVWRQIDNTPERIAEIMVKGNPVAWFQGRMEFGPRALGGRSIIGCPSVTGVADRINHQIKFRERWRPFCPSMLDTVAPQMIKIDHPAPFMTFTFEVAEEWKTRVPEVVHEDGTSRAQVLKREYNPRYYDMMKALENLTGNGVSLNTSLNRRGEPMICSPTDALNMFFGSDLEYLIMEDILVVKEGVEAYDTLG, encoded by the coding sequence TGACGATCCTTGGCCTGTCCGGCGCCCTTAGCCATGATCCTTCCGCAGCGCTTTATATCGACGGCAAGCTGGTCGCAGCAGCCGAAGAAGAACGCTTCGTTCGCGACAAGCACGCAAAGAACCGCATGCCCTACGAGTCGGCGAAGTTCTGTCTGGAGCAGGCAGGCATCAAGCCATCGGATGTCGATGTGGTCGCGATTCCGTTCGCCCCTATCAGCCTGTTCGGCAAAGCCCGCTGGCACTATGCCAAGCGTTACTGGTATGCCCCGGATCGCGCCCTCGACGCGCTGCTGATGGGCAACCGCCGTTACAAGCGCTATCGCAACAAGATTGTCTGGTGCCTTGAGCAACTGGGCTTCGATCCGAGAAAGATCAAGATCGAGCCGGTCGAGCATCACCTGGCCCACGCGTCCAGCGCTTACCACTGCTCCGGTTTCACCGAGAAAACCGCAATCATGGGCATCGACGGCAAGGGCGAGTACGCCACGACCTTCTTCGGCTACGGTGAAAACGGCAAGATCCACAAGATCAAGGAATTCTTCGATCCGGATTCGCTGGGCGGCCTGTACGGCGCGATCACCGAATTTCTCGGTTTCGAGATGCTCGACGGCGAATTCAAGGTCATGGGCATGGCGCCGTATGGCGATGCCAGCAAGTACGACTTTTCGCGTCTGGCGACTTTCGAAAACGGCGAGCTGATCATCAATACCGAGCTGGCCAACGTGATCGGCCTGCGTCGCTATAAAGAGAACGGCAAGGGCTTCTACTTCTCGCCGAAGCTGATCGAATGGCTCGGCCCGAAACGCGTCGGCGATGTGGCCGACGAGCCGTACATCCATTACGCCGCGAGCATGCAGGCGCTGTTCGAAAAGCTTGCGTTGCAGATGATGGACCACTACCTGGGTGACATCCTCAAGGAAACCGGCAAGATCGCCTTTGCCGGTGGCTGTGCGCTGAACGTCAAGCTCAACCAGCGCATCATCGCCCGTCCTGAAGTCAAGGAACTGTTCGTCCAGCCCGCGTCCGGCGATGCCGGCACGGCAGTGGGCGCTGCGGCTTATGTATCGCACGCCCGTGGTGTGCCGGTCGAGAAGATGGAACACGTCTACCTCGGCCCTTCCTACAGCAACGAAGACGTGATTGCAGCCTGTGCGCGTCACCCGAGCAAGCCGGTCTGGCGCCAGATCGACAATACGCCAGAGCGGATTGCCGAGATCATGGTCAAGGGCAACCCGGTTGCCTGGTTCCAGGGCCGTATGGAGTTCGGTCCGCGCGCGCTGGGCGGTCGTTCGATCATCGGTTGCCCGAGCGTTACCGGCGTGGCTGACCGCATCAACCACCAGATCAAGTTCCGCGAGCGCTGGAGGCCTTTCTGCCCGTCGATGCTCGACACCGTTGCGCCCCAGATGATCAAGATCGATCACCCTGCGCCGTTCATGACGTTCACGTTCGAAGTCGCCGAAGAGTGGAAGACCCGCGTGCCGGAAGTCGTTCACGAAGACGGCACTTCACGTGCCCAGGTGCTCAAGCGCGAGTACAACCCGCGCTACTACGACATGATGAAGGCGCTGGAAAACCTGACCGGCAACGGCGTTTCGCTGAACACCTCGCTGAACCGCCGTGGCGAACCGATGATCTGCTCGCCGACCGATGCCCTGAACATGTTCTTCGGCTCGGATCTGGAGTACCTGATCATGGAAGACATTCTGGTGGTCAAAGAGGGCGTCGAGGCATATGACACGCTCGGCTGA
- a CDS encoding PIG-L family deacetylase has product MSRKQQLLKRHRRNKRLALLGGLFLLIALGVWVAWWLAPVLAFCAWIAHEAWFADHLFYSPSDDYQYTFPADSEVPDVHFDSGKLVLSKPLQLAGDETLILALTIKSTWLGRFLDPFVELRGLGLHDRQAFERGVSGVRYLNLTGLGEPLAAGVLHLRGRFCGLSAAPRLWLFRQPDARQQRVMVIAPHADDAELAAFGLYSQAEEAWIVTLTAGEIEAEHYQQMGMQRAEAARMKGRLRAWDSIAVARWGGVPESQCVQLGYFCLQLPAMQAAPDTPVGSREAELTDTRLFRQFNTLSLPGDDGQPTWNNLLADLRTLILKARPQVIVMPHPAIDPHPDHICAQAAVREALVGLEWQPDVLLGYANHLHDNDRWPMGDAYTGISLPPVFDGQLPLVPYSLQLSVETQRDKAMALGMMHDLQPPMPFKRRMRRSLQRILAGRRWPAEGENEFFRKAVRRHELFWCSRDI; this is encoded by the coding sequence TTGAGCCGCAAGCAACAGTTGCTCAAACGCCATCGCCGTAACAAGCGGCTGGCGTTGCTGGGTGGTCTGTTTCTGTTGATTGCTCTCGGTGTATGGGTTGCCTGGTGGCTGGCACCGGTTCTGGCGTTTTGTGCATGGATCGCTCATGAAGCATGGTTTGCCGATCATCTGTTCTACTCGCCATCCGACGATTATCAGTACACCTTTCCTGCCGACAGCGAAGTGCCAGACGTGCATTTCGACAGTGGCAAGCTGGTACTGAGTAAACCGCTGCAACTGGCAGGCGACGAGACGCTGATCCTGGCGCTGACGATCAAAAGCACGTGGCTGGGGCGTTTTCTCGATCCGTTCGTCGAGTTGCGCGGGCTGGGTTTACACGACCGGCAGGCTTTCGAGCGTGGTGTCTCCGGTGTGCGTTATCTGAACCTGACCGGGCTCGGCGAGCCGCTGGCCGCTGGTGTGCTGCATTTGCGCGGGCGTTTCTGTGGTCTTTCAGCTGCGCCGCGCCTCTGGCTGTTTCGTCAGCCAGACGCGCGCCAGCAGCGTGTCATGGTCATTGCGCCGCACGCCGACGATGCCGAACTGGCCGCGTTCGGGCTGTACAGTCAGGCCGAGGAAGCATGGATTGTCACGCTGACCGCCGGTGAAATCGAAGCCGAGCATTACCAACAGATGGGCATGCAGCGCGCCGAGGCTGCGCGCATGAAGGGCCGCCTGCGGGCCTGGGACAGCATTGCGGTAGCGCGCTGGGGCGGTGTGCCCGAGTCGCAGTGTGTGCAGTTGGGTTATTTCTGCCTGCAACTGCCCGCCATGCAAGCGGCACCGGACACGCCGGTCGGGTCGCGAGAGGCTGAGCTGACCGATACCCGGTTGTTCCGTCAGTTCAATACCCTGTCGTTGCCCGGCGATGACGGCCAGCCGACCTGGAACAATTTGCTGGCCGACCTGCGCACGCTGATCCTCAAGGCCAGGCCACAGGTTATTGTCATGCCGCACCCGGCCATCGATCCGCATCCCGACCATATCTGCGCCCAGGCGGCGGTGCGTGAAGCGCTGGTCGGGCTTGAATGGCAGCCAGACGTGCTGCTTGGTTACGCCAACCACCTGCACGACAACGACCGCTGGCCGATGGGCGATGCCTACACGGGCATCAGCCTGCCACCAGTGTTCGATGGCCAGCTGCCGCTGGTGCCGTACAGCCTTCAATTGTCGGTTGAGACCCAAAGAGACAAGGCGATGGCGCTGGGCATGATGCATGACCTGCAGCCGCCAATGCCGTTCAAGCGTCGTATGCGTCGCTCCTTGCAGCGTATTTTGGCCGGTCGCCGCTGGCCGGCTGAGGGTGAAAACGAATTCTTCCGCAAAGCGGTGCGACGGCACGAGTTGTTCTGGTGCAGCCGTGATATCTGA
- a CDS encoding antimicrobial resistance protein Mig-14, translating to MLNRFKGWRERGWVPIDAAAYEQAWQQLGGSVATHPLVVARLSEFAGIAVRYLAWEQGGEVKAAIATWGRSLALSKDELKRHGKKGLFDLGNAELILPVAEDVQVPVRHRARYVSALNEGRISTFKPQAESLAMARTPEELSKKFRYNQRRELRLLEEAGGSVRPVSEFSSAELASMYCDLFQRRWGFEATGARHKAEVIELLRELLIGSVVFLNDAPIAIQLVYRVEAPQWVSIEYVNGGVDPETRDFSPGSVLSFVNTQSAWEDARALGKSLRFSFGRADREYKDRWCNPVPVFQL from the coding sequence ATGCTCAATCGATTCAAAGGCTGGCGCGAGCGTGGCTGGGTGCCGATCGATGCCGCGGCTTATGAGCAGGCCTGGCAGCAATTGGGTGGCAGTGTGGCCACTCACCCGCTGGTCGTTGCACGCCTGTCCGAGTTTGCCGGCATCGCGGTGCGCTACCTGGCCTGGGAACAGGGCGGTGAAGTAAAGGCCGCGATTGCCACTTGGGGGCGCTCGCTGGCGCTCTCCAAGGACGAGCTCAAACGTCACGGCAAAAAAGGCCTGTTCGATCTGGGCAATGCCGAGCTGATTCTTCCGGTGGCCGAGGACGTTCAGGTGCCGGTTCGCCATCGGGCTCGCTACGTCTCTGCGCTCAACGAAGGCCGAATCAGCACGTTCAAACCGCAGGCCGAATCACTGGCAATGGCACGCACGCCTGAAGAGCTGTCGAAGAAATTCCGCTACAACCAGCGTCGCGAACTTCGTCTGCTTGAAGAGGCTGGCGGCTCGGTACGGCCTGTCAGCGAATTCAGCAGTGCCGAGCTGGCGAGCATGTATTGCGATCTGTTCCAGCGTCGCTGGGGCTTTGAGGCCACTGGCGCCCGGCACAAGGCCGAGGTCATCGAGTTGTTGCGCGAGCTGCTGATCGGCTCGGTAGTGTTTCTCAACGACGCGCCCATCGCCATTCAACTGGTGTACCGCGTTGAAGCGCCGCAGTGGGTCAGCATCGAGTACGTCAACGGTGGCGTTGATCCCGAAACCCGTGATTTCAGTCCGGGCAGTGTGCTGAGCTTCGTCAATACCCAATCCGCCTGGGAAGACGCCCGGGCGCTGGGCAAATCATTGCGTTTTTCCTTTGGTCGTGCCGACCGCGAGTACAAGGACCGATGGTGCAACCCCGTTCCGGTGTTCCAGCTTTGA
- a CDS encoding glycosyltransferase: MTRSAERHVLQFCHGYDGPFLDCARQYASLFAGKGYRVTTVFLTGAADPDVVADCGSDEVLFMEYSSSAIRGLKLGAIRDLRKIAATRSFSFCIAHRFKPVYIALLATSLPVIGVHHAFGDYKRRTRKLFATLFRKRLSLLGVSDAVRDDMRNSLPKWPAERIQTLYNRIDVEQLQGSQFSVEDARAELGLSQSAWIVGNVGRLHPDKDQATLLRGFAEALPSLPENSQLVILGKGRLEETLKALALELGIGAQVLFLGQVPDARRYFKAFNVFALSSDHEPFGMVLLEAMVAGVPLVATSCGGAKEVVEDVGLLFPLGDVHSLAHGLLHMAGLDDEQRQDCAERMLLRLRERFSDHAVRDVFWRLPQVSSLTAGA; encoded by the coding sequence ATGACACGCTCGGCTGAACGTCACGTGCTGCAGTTCTGCCACGGCTATGACGGGCCGTTTCTGGACTGCGCGCGGCAATACGCCAGCCTGTTCGCCGGCAAGGGCTATCGAGTGACGACGGTGTTTCTGACTGGCGCCGCCGACCCTGATGTGGTCGCTGACTGCGGTTCGGACGAAGTGCTGTTCATGGAGTACAGCTCCAGCGCCATTCGTGGCCTGAAGCTGGGCGCTATCCGTGATCTGCGCAAAATCGCCGCCACGCGCAGTTTCAGCTTCTGCATCGCCCACCGTTTCAAGCCGGTGTACATCGCGCTGCTGGCGACCAGCCTGCCAGTGATCGGCGTGCACCATGCGTTCGGCGACTACAAGCGTCGAACGCGCAAATTGTTCGCCACCCTGTTTCGCAAGCGCCTGAGCCTGCTCGGTGTCTCTGATGCAGTGCGCGATGATATGCGCAACAGCCTGCCGAAGTGGCCGGCCGAGCGCATTCAGACCTTGTACAACCGCATCGATGTCGAGCAACTTCAGGGCAGCCAGTTTTCTGTTGAAGATGCGCGCGCAGAGCTGGGGTTATCGCAGTCAGCATGGATTGTCGGCAACGTCGGCCGTCTGCATCCAGACAAGGATCAGGCCACGCTGTTGCGCGGTTTTGCCGAGGCACTGCCCAGCCTTCCCGAGAACAGCCAACTGGTGATTCTCGGCAAGGGCCGTCTTGAAGAAACCCTCAAGGCACTGGCGCTGGAACTGGGCATTGGCGCTCAGGTGCTGTTCCTGGGACAGGTGCCTGACGCGCGCCGCTACTTCAAGGCGTTCAATGTGTTCGCGTTGAGTTCGGACCACGAGCCGTTCGGCATGGTGCTTCTGGAAGCGATGGTGGCTGGTGTGCCACTGGTTGCGACCTCGTGCGGCGGCGCGAAGGAAGTGGTCGAAGATGTCGGCTTGCTGTTCCCGTTGGGCGATGTTCACAGCCTGGCGCATGGCCTGCTGCACATGGCGGGGCTTGACGACGAGCAGCGTCAGGATTGCGCCGAACGTATGCTGCTGCGCTTGCGTGAACGCTTTTCCGATCATGCGGTACGCGATGTCTTCTGGCGCTTGCCGCAAGTCTCCAGCCTGACGGCGGGGGCCTGA